One part of the [Pantoea] beijingensis genome encodes these proteins:
- a CDS encoding metal-dependent hydrolase: MDSITQFVLGASVGISTMGRKAPLWQSALIGACCGTLPDLDVFIDHGDAIRNMTFHRTESHTLFWLTIISPLLGRFIAVICRQKAQWLRWWLAVWLALITHPLLDLMTVYGTQLGIPFTDYPFAIGSIYIVDPFYTLPLLICLVIALCQRGLIGLRWNGAGLCLSTLYLGWSILAQSYVTERVEMHIAQLRHQADHILVTPTAFNTLVWRVVVMTPEGYAEGFYSLLSPQRPLQLTYHARGAALHQRLKNNWYVARVAWFSHGFFSMYQQNGQIFIRDLRMGEEPDYTFTFDLGRDLLSETQIKPRRIEMQRPAIGASFRMLWQRL; the protein is encoded by the coding sequence ATGGATTCCATTACGCAATTTGTTTTGGGCGCGTCGGTTGGTATATCGACGATGGGACGTAAGGCCCCGCTCTGGCAATCGGCGCTGATTGGCGCATGTTGTGGCACGTTACCGGATTTGGATGTGTTTATCGATCATGGTGATGCGATCCGTAATATGACGTTTCACCGTACTGAAAGCCATACGTTGTTCTGGCTAACGATTATTTCGCCTCTGTTAGGTCGATTCATTGCCGTTATTTGTCGGCAAAAAGCACAGTGGCTTCGCTGGTGGCTTGCTGTTTGGTTGGCACTGATTACACATCCACTGTTGGATTTGATGACGGTTTACGGTACCCAACTTGGCATCCCGTTTACTGACTATCCTTTCGCGATCGGCAGCATTTATATTGTTGACCCCTTTTATACCTTGCCGTTACTGATTTGCCTTGTGATTGCGTTGTGTCAGCGTGGGCTGATTGGCTTAAGGTGGAATGGCGCGGGGCTGTGTCTAAGCACGCTTTATCTCGGTTGGAGTATTCTGGCGCAAAGCTATGTGACTGAGCGAGTAGAAATGCATATTGCGCAGTTAAGGCATCAGGCTGATCATATCCTTGTCACACCAACCGCCTTCAATACCCTGGTCTGGCGTGTTGTGGTGATGACGCCAGAAGGGTATGCCGAAGGATTTTATTCGTTGCTTTCTCCACAACGGCCACTGCAACTGACGTATCACGCGCGAGGAGCAGCACTGCATCAGCGATTGAAAAATAACTGGTATGTCGCGCGGGTGGCTTGGTTTAGTCACGGATTTTTTTCAATGTATCAGCAGAACGGGCAGATTTTTATCCGGGATCTGCGCATGGGGGAGGAGCCTGACTATACTTTTACCTTCGATCTTGGACGCGATCTTCTGTCTGAGACGCAGATCAAACCCCGGCGGATTGAAATGCAACGTCCTGCTATCGGTGCGTCATTCAGGATGCTGTGGCAGCGGTTGTAG
- the rutR gene encoding HTH-type transcriptional regulator RutR encodes MKPQEKHPTRRSRAVTAKREAILKAALALFSQFGMHGTSLDKVAERAEVSKTNLLYYFPSKERLYVAVLKDILDVWLAPLRALQGALQPLEAIRQYIRLKLEVSRDYPQASRLFCLEMLQGAPLLKGELEGELKTLVDEKAAVIEEWINQGRLAAVQPHHFIFMLWATTQHYADFSTQVEAITGQTLTDENFFETTLENIQRMVIDGIRTR; translated from the coding sequence GTGAAGCCACAGGAAAAACACCCTACACGGCGTTCCCGGGCCGTTACGGCCAAACGTGAAGCGATATTAAAGGCGGCATTAGCCCTTTTTTCGCAGTTTGGTATGCACGGTACGAGCCTTGATAAGGTCGCTGAGCGTGCAGAGGTTTCTAAAACCAATCTGCTTTACTATTTCCCTTCAAAGGAGCGGCTCTACGTTGCGGTGCTTAAAGATATCCTTGATGTCTGGCTGGCGCCGCTACGCGCGCTACAAGGCGCTCTGCAACCGCTGGAAGCGATACGTCAATATATTCGACTAAAGCTGGAGGTTTCACGGGATTACCCGCAGGCCTCCCGGCTGTTTTGCCTGGAGATGCTTCAGGGGGCGCCACTTTTAAAAGGCGAGCTGGAAGGAGAGTTGAAAACATTAGTCGATGAGAAAGCCGCAGTAATTGAAGAATGGATAAACCAGGGGCGTCTGGCAGCGGTCCAGCCTCATCATTTCATTTTTATGTTATGGGCGACCACACAGCACTACGCGGATTTTTCGACCCAGGTAGAAGCCATCACCGGTCAGACGCTCACAGATGAAAACTTTTTTGAAACTACGTTAGAAAATATCCAGCGTATGGTGATTGACGGTATCCGTACCCGTTAA
- a CDS encoding DMT family transporter has product MLAFLSRYKFAIKKQEGVLLLITMIWGGTFLVVHHAMTVSGPFFFVGLRFASAALLLGLFSCKTLRGLTLPECIAGALIGFSIACGYGLQTYGLQTISSSKSAFITAMYVPLVPLLQWLFLGRMPGLMSCIGVVLAFLGLLLVAGPESGTLKFNQGEIATLVSTLAIAAEIILIGACAGKVDVKRVTVVQLVVASLCAFIMMLPNGESVPEYSATLLFSAVGLGGASAVIQVTMNWAQRHVSPTRATVIYAGEPVWAGIVGRVAGERLPGIALLGGGLIVLGVIISELRFKKDKVREAPPEQQDNPFVTLSRQLTDKESE; this is encoded by the coding sequence ATGTTGGCTTTTCTCTCTCGATACAAATTTGCTATTAAAAAGCAGGAAGGTGTTCTGCTCTTGATTACGATGATTTGGGGCGGGACGTTTCTCGTCGTTCATCATGCAATGACCGTGAGCGGTCCATTTTTCTTTGTCGGGTTGCGCTTTGCTTCAGCAGCATTATTGCTGGGGTTATTCTCATGCAAAACACTGCGCGGACTTACGTTGCCGGAGTGTATCGCCGGGGCCTTGATTGGTTTCTCTATCGCCTGTGGCTATGGTCTGCAAACATACGGACTGCAAACTATCTCCAGTAGCAAATCCGCATTTATTACCGCGATGTATGTCCCGCTTGTTCCGCTGCTGCAGTGGTTATTTCTCGGCAGAATGCCGGGGCTGATGTCGTGTATTGGGGTGGTACTGGCATTTCTGGGACTACTGCTGGTGGCCGGGCCTGAAAGTGGTACGTTGAAATTTAACCAGGGCGAAATCGCTACTCTCGTGAGTACGCTGGCTATTGCTGCCGAGATTATCCTCATCGGAGCCTGTGCAGGAAAAGTGGATGTCAAAAGGGTAACGGTTGTACAACTGGTCGTCGCGTCTCTTTGCGCATTCATCATGATGCTGCCAAATGGCGAATCGGTACCGGAATACTCGGCAACACTGCTTTTTAGCGCGGTGGGATTGGGAGGCGCTAGCGCCGTCATTCAGGTCACCATGAACTGGGCTCAACGGCACGTCTCACCTACGCGTGCGACAGTGATCTACGCAGGGGAACCCGTTTGGGCAGGTATTGTTGGCCGGGTTGCCGGTGAACGTTTGCCGGGCATAGCGCTGCTGGGCGGAGGGCTGATTGTACTGGGTGTTATTATCAGCGAGTTACGATTTAAAAAAGATAAGGTGAGAGAAGCGCCACCTGAACAGCAGGACAATCCGTTTGTTACTCTATCCCGGCAACTGACTGATAAGGAATCTGAGTGA
- a CDS encoding general stress protein: MAEHRGGSGNFAENRERASEAGRKGGRNSGGNFKNDPQRAAKAGEKGGRSSGKA; this comes from the coding sequence ATGGCAGAGCATCGAGGTGGATCTGGTAATTTCGCTGAGAATCGTGAAAGAGCATCAGAAGCAGGCCGTAAGGGCGGTAGAAACAGTGGCGGAAATTTTAAAAATGATCCGCAGCGTGCGGCCAAAGCCGGTGAAAAAGGAGGACGCAGCAGCGGTAAAGCGTAA
- the wrbA gene encoding NAD(P)H:quinone oxidoreductase, giving the protein MAKILVLYYSMYGHIETMANAVAEGARRVKGADVTVKRVPETMDAVRFAQVGGKTQQTAPEATPEELPQYDAIIFGTPTRFGNMAGQMRTFLDRTGGLWASGALYGKLASVFCSTGTGGGQEHTISSTWTTLAHHGMVIVPIGYAAKEMFDISEVRGGTPYGATTIAGGDGSRQPSEDELNIARYQGEYVAGLANKLNG; this is encoded by the coding sequence ATGGCAAAGATTTTAGTACTTTACTATTCGATGTACGGACATATAGAAACCATGGCTAACGCGGTGGCCGAGGGCGCGCGGCGGGTTAAAGGTGCAGATGTTACCGTTAAGCGCGTACCAGAAACGATGGATGCGGTGCGTTTTGCTCAAGTCGGCGGAAAAACGCAACAAACAGCACCGGAAGCCACGCCGGAAGAGTTACCGCAATACGATGCCATCATCTTTGGCACGCCAACGCGATTTGGCAACATGGCGGGGCAAATGCGGACCTTCCTCGACCGAACGGGAGGGCTTTGGGCATCGGGTGCGCTGTACGGCAAGCTGGCAAGCGTTTTTTGCTCTACGGGTACGGGTGGAGGCCAGGAACATACGATCTCATCGACCTGGACGACACTGGCTCACCACGGCATGGTTATTGTCCCTATCGGCTATGCGGCGAAAGAGATGTTTGACATATCGGAAGTCCGGGGCGGTACGCCCTATGGTGCAACAACTATAGCGGGTGGCGATGGTTCGCGTCAGCCCAGCGAAGACGAACTGAATATTGCTCGCTATCAGGGCGAATATGTCGCCGGACTGGCGAATAAACTCAACGGATAA
- a CDS encoding YccJ family protein translates to MATQQSKAHRVGEWATLRHTSTEIAEAIFELASYDEKLAEQIWEQQGSDEVLLRAFEKTDKDLLTWDGKSVERKNV, encoded by the coding sequence ATGGCAACGCAACAATCGAAAGCACACCGTGTAGGAGAATGGGCCACCCTGCGTCATACCTCAACTGAGATTGCCGAGGCCATTTTTGAATTAGCCAGTTATGACGAAAAACTCGCCGAACAGATTTGGGAACAACAAGGCAGTGACGAGGTATTACTACGCGCCTTTGAGAAAACCGATAAAGACCTACTGACTTGGGACGGTAAATCCGTTGAACGAAAAAACGTTTGA
- a CDS encoding NAD-dependent succinate-semialdehyde dehydrogenase, whose product MPSYQTINPANNKLIKTWPDHDKHYVAKALDTASMLYQSAWSKGDIQPRLQVLKSLADIIDGRVDELAKIASVEMGKLIDQSRSEVKLCAQIARYYAENAERFLQPTRYPSDLGEAWVEHHPIGVLVAVEPWNFPFYQLMRVLAPNLAAGNPVLAKHAGIVPHCASTFEQLVLEAGAPEGAWTNLFISSEQVAELIADDRIQGVALTGSEKAGSAVASQAAKYLKKSTLELGGNDVFVVLDDCNLDDAVKQGAAARLNNAGQVCTAAKRFIVHEKIANRFLEKFTAAFDAVKIGDPLDASTTLGPLSSASARDGLAEQVKAAIKHGATLHFGGNPVAGEGCFFQPTILTGISRDNPAYFEEFFGPVAQVYVVKDDDEVVKLANDSHYGLGGAIFTGNIERGKQLASRIETGMVYINSLTDTAAELPFGGIKRSGYGRELSDLGIKEFVNQKLVVVAAS is encoded by the coding sequence ATGCCTTCATATCAGACAATCAATCCCGCAAATAACAAACTCATTAAAACCTGGCCAGATCACGATAAACATTATGTTGCTAAAGCACTGGATACCGCTTCAATGCTTTATCAATCCGCATGGAGTAAAGGCGATATTCAGCCCCGTCTCCAGGTACTAAAAAGTCTGGCGGACATTATCGATGGGCGTGTCGATGAGCTGGCGAAAATTGCCAGTGTCGAGATGGGAAAATTAATCGATCAGAGCCGAAGTGAAGTTAAGCTATGTGCACAAATTGCACGTTATTACGCGGAAAACGCCGAACGTTTTCTTCAGCCAACGCGTTACCCATCAGATTTGGGGGAGGCATGGGTTGAACATCATCCTATTGGCGTACTGGTTGCCGTAGAACCATGGAATTTCCCTTTTTACCAGTTGATGCGCGTATTGGCGCCAAACCTTGCGGCAGGCAACCCGGTGCTGGCAAAACATGCGGGGATTGTTCCGCACTGCGCCAGTACCTTTGAACAACTGGTGCTTGAAGCCGGTGCGCCTGAAGGTGCCTGGACTAATTTGTTTATTTCCAGCGAGCAGGTTGCCGAACTTATTGCAGACGATCGCATCCAGGGCGTAGCACTTACCGGTTCAGAAAAAGCCGGCAGTGCCGTCGCATCCCAGGCAGCTAAATATCTGAAGAAATCCACTCTTGAACTCGGTGGAAATGATGTTTTTGTCGTACTTGATGATTGCAATCTGGATGATGCGGTTAAGCAGGGGGCAGCAGCGCGATTGAACAACGCCGGACAGGTATGTACCGCTGCCAAACGTTTTATTGTGCATGAAAAAATCGCCAACCGCTTTCTTGAAAAATTTACCGCGGCATTTGATGCAGTAAAAATTGGCGACCCGCTGGATGCATCCACCACATTAGGTCCACTCTCCTCTGCCAGTGCGCGCGATGGACTGGCCGAACAGGTTAAAGCAGCGATTAAGCACGGTGCTACGCTGCATTTTGGTGGCAACCCCGTCGCTGGCGAAGGCTGCTTCTTCCAACCTACAATTCTGACCGGTATTTCCCGTGATAATCCAGCGTATTTTGAAGAGTTCTTTGGGCCTGTTGCGCAAGTTTATGTGGTTAAAGATGATGATGAAGTGGTGAAACTGGCCAATGATTCTCATTATGGCTTAGGTGGAGCAATCTTTACCGGCAATATTGAACGCGGTAAGCAACTTGCCTCACGCATTGAAACCGGCATGGTATATATCAATTCACTGACCGATACCGCAGCGGAATTGCCCTTCGGTGGCATTAAGCGTTCAGGTTATGGTCGTGAACTTTCTGACCTCGGTATTAAAGAATTCGTTAACCAAAAGCTGGTCGTTGTCGCGGCATCGTGA